A genome region from Natronobeatus ordinarius includes the following:
- a CDS encoding aldehyde dehydrogenase family protein: MATQNAETYGHYVAGEWTDGDGEETFESHNPATGESLATFHRGTESDVDAALEAAEEAFDEWRSLSYIDRAEYLWDIYHEMRERTDELAEIVTKECGKEISEGRADVVEAYHMVEWAAGNARHPHGDLVPSEIPSKDAYMRRKPRGVIGCITPWNFPVAIPFWHMAIALVEGNTVVWKPAEQTPWCAQIIAEMMDDAGIPEGVFNMVQGFGDAGAAIVDDDRVDTVLFTGSAEVGHEISGKVGGEPGKLAACEMGGKNGIVVTEKADLDIAVHSAVMSSFKTTGQRCVSSERLIVHEEVYDEFKERYVEAANSVAVGDPLEENTFMGPAIEPAHVEKIHKHNELAVKEGAEVLVDRAELDEAEIPEGHEDGNWVGPFVYEIEYDTELRCLKEECFGPHVALLKYSGDIEEAVEIHNDTPYGLAGAIISEDYRQINYFRDYAEIGLAYANLPCIGAEVQLPFGGVKKSGNGYPSAREAIEAVTERTAWTLNNSKEIEMAQGLSADITTQDD, encoded by the coding sequence ATGGCGACACAGAACGCTGAGACTTACGGCCACTACGTCGCTGGCGAGTGGACCGACGGCGACGGCGAGGAGACCTTCGAGAGCCACAACCCCGCCACCGGCGAGAGCCTGGCGACGTTCCACCGGGGGACCGAGTCGGACGTCGACGCCGCGCTCGAGGCGGCCGAGGAGGCGTTCGACGAGTGGCGATCGCTCAGCTACATCGACCGCGCCGAATATCTGTGGGACATCTACCACGAGATGCGCGAGCGCACGGACGAACTCGCCGAGATCGTCACCAAAGAGTGCGGGAAAGAGATCAGCGAGGGTCGGGCGGACGTCGTCGAGGCTTACCACATGGTCGAGTGGGCCGCCGGTAACGCCCGCCACCCTCACGGCGACCTCGTGCCGTCGGAGATTCCGAGCAAGGACGCCTACATGCGCCGGAAGCCCCGCGGCGTCATCGGCTGCATCACGCCGTGGAACTTCCCCGTCGCGATCCCGTTCTGGCACATGGCGATCGCACTGGTCGAGGGCAACACCGTCGTCTGGAAACCCGCCGAGCAGACACCGTGGTGCGCCCAGATCATCGCCGAGATGATGGACGACGCCGGAATTCCGGAGGGCGTCTTCAACATGGTCCAGGGCTTCGGCGACGCCGGCGCCGCCATCGTCGACGACGACCGCGTCGACACCGTGCTCTTCACCGGCAGCGCGGAAGTCGGCCACGAGATTTCGGGCAAAGTCGGCGGCGAGCCAGGCAAACTCGCGGCCTGTGAGATGGGCGGCAAGAACGGGATCGTCGTCACCGAGAAGGCCGACCTCGACATCGCCGTCCACTCGGCGGTCATGTCCTCGTTCAAAACGACCGGCCAGCGCTGTGTCTCCTCCGAGCGCCTGATCGTCCACGAGGAGGTCTACGACGAGTTCAAGGAACGCTACGTCGAAGCCGCCAACTCGGTCGCCGTTGGCGACCCACTCGAGGAGAACACCTTCATGGGGCCCGCCATCGAGCCCGCCCACGTCGAGAAGATCCACAAACACAACGAGTTAGCGGTCAAAGAGGGCGCCGAGGTGCTCGTCGACCGCGCCGAACTCGACGAGGCCGAAATCCCCGAGGGTCACGAAGACGGCAACTGGGTCGGCCCGTTCGTCTACGAGATCGAGTACGACACCGAGCTTCGGTGTCTGAAAGAGGAGTGTTTCGGCCCCCACGTCGCGCTCTTGAAATATTCGGGCGACATCGAAGAGGCCGTCGAGATCCACAACGACACTCCCTACGGGCTCGCCGGCGCCATCATCTCCGAAGACTATCGCCAGATCAACTACTTCCGTGACTACGCCGAAATCGGGCTGGCCTACGCCAACCTCCCCTGCATCGGCGCAGAAGTCCAGCTCCCCTTCGGCGGCGTGAAAAAGTCCGGCAACGGCTACCCCTCGGCCCGCGAAGCCATCGAAGCCGTCACCGAGCGCACCGCCTGGACGCTCAACAACTCCAAAGAGATCGAGATGGCCCAGGGCCTCTCCGCCGACATCACCACCCAGGACGACTGA
- a CDS encoding helix-turn-helix domain-containing protein, translating into MSTDSSTVRGTRLTLELWHPECWAIEATDRLGGGILAHAIYTAPTTEEQSVNGLFTAYGDTTNEVEALLEAIDDSPLAGDVLELQERFGGGETAVPGNVAREFFLEYDPGVMICPTLLEHGFVHSSPVRIEDGREVWEVCFAGGREGVESALEGVSEDGCAEVSVERIATRSSRAPGYKRRMDTLTAAQREAFELARRRGYYQWPRGVSTRELAAEFGVSKTTLLDHLRKAESKLLDPDDAGSDEFY; encoded by the coding sequence ATGAGTACTGATAGCTCAACCGTACGAGGAACGAGGCTCACGCTCGAGCTCTGGCATCCGGAGTGCTGGGCGATCGAGGCAACTGATCGACTGGGCGGCGGCATTTTAGCGCACGCGATCTACACCGCTCCGACGACCGAGGAACAGTCCGTCAACGGGCTGTTCACGGCCTACGGCGACACCACGAACGAAGTCGAAGCGCTCCTCGAGGCGATCGACGACTCGCCGCTGGCCGGCGACGTCCTCGAGCTACAGGAGCGGTTCGGCGGCGGAGAAACCGCCGTGCCGGGAAACGTCGCCCGCGAGTTCTTCCTCGAGTACGACCCGGGCGTGATGATCTGCCCGACGCTCCTCGAGCACGGCTTCGTCCACAGCTCTCCCGTCCGAATCGAGGACGGACGGGAAGTCTGGGAGGTCTGCTTCGCTGGCGGTCGCGAGGGAGTCGAGTCGGCACTCGAGGGCGTCAGCGAGGACGGCTGTGCCGAAGTGTCGGTCGAGCGAATCGCAACTCGGTCGTCCCGTGCACCTGGATACAAACGCCGGATGGATACCCTCACGGCCGCCCAGCGCGAGGCGTTCGAACTCGCCCGTCGGCGGGGTTACTACCAGTGGCCCCGCGGCGTCTCGACGCGCGAACTCGCGGCCGAATTCGGCGTTTCGAAGACGACCTTGCTCGATCACCTCCGGAAGGCCGAATCGAAGCTCCTCGATCCGGACGACGCCGGATCCGACGAGTTCTACTAA
- a CDS encoding electron transfer flavoprotein subunit alpha/FixB family protein, with the protein MTLTLVEHESGVPAEPSLEALTMARDLADAHETALEVVAFGDEAAGLAEELGPYGVEELHCVRHDRLEGYAPEAWAESVAQLGSKLDASAVVAPGTDRGHDVLARVGATLDAPMATNCVEIDVADGAAAYDVTRHRWGGSLLEHARLEATTKLVTAAAHEFPIEEAETTIEPSVDEFTPSLEDVHFRVRVDRVETSDEEGIPLGEARVVVGGGRGVGGPEKYDTLEELADFLGGTVGASRAAINEGWRPHDDQVGQTGAKISPDIYIACGISGAVQHMVGCKGADTLLAINTDPEAAIIQKADYAVIGDLHEVVPALNDALRDTT; encoded by the coding sequence ATGACTCTCACGCTCGTCGAACACGAGAGCGGCGTGCCGGCGGAGCCCTCCCTCGAGGCGCTCACGATGGCGCGCGACCTGGCGGACGCCCACGAAACTGCGCTCGAGGTGGTCGCTTTCGGCGACGAGGCGGCCGGCCTGGCGGAGGAACTCGGCCCCTACGGCGTCGAAGAGCTCCACTGCGTGCGCCACGATCGACTCGAGGGCTACGCACCCGAGGCGTGGGCCGAAAGTGTCGCTCAGCTCGGCTCGAAGCTGGACGCGAGCGCCGTCGTCGCTCCCGGGACGGACCGCGGGCACGACGTGCTGGCTCGCGTCGGCGCAACGCTCGACGCGCCGATGGCGACCAACTGCGTCGAGATCGACGTCGCCGACGGCGCCGCGGCGTACGACGTGACCCGCCACCGCTGGGGCGGCAGCTTACTCGAGCACGCCCGACTCGAGGCCACCACGAAGCTCGTGACCGCTGCCGCACACGAGTTCCCGATCGAGGAAGCCGAGACGACGATCGAGCCGTCGGTCGACGAGTTCACGCCGTCGCTCGAGGACGTCCACTTCCGGGTTCGGGTCGACCGGGTCGAGACGTCCGACGAGGAGGGCATCCCGCTGGGCGAGGCGCGGGTCGTCGTCGGCGGTGGTCGAGGCGTCGGCGGACCCGAGAAGTACGACACGCTCGAGGAACTGGCCGACTTCCTCGGCGGCACCGTCGGGGCCTCGCGGGCCGCGATCAACGAGGGCTGGCGCCCACACGACGACCAGGTCGGCCAGACCGGCGCGAAGATCAGCCCGGACATCTACATCGCTTGTGGGATCAGCGGCGCCGTCCAGCACATGGTCGGCTGTAAGGGTGCCGACACCCTCCTCGCGATCAACACCGATCCCGAAGCCGCGATCATCCAGAAGGCCGACTACGCCGTCATCGGTGACCTCCACGAGGTCGTCCCGGCGTTGAACGACGCACTTCGTGACACAACGTAG
- a CDS encoding electron transfer flavoprotein subunit beta/FixA family protein: MNVLACIKRVPNTGAQIVLTDDEQRIDASNLGFTMSPHEECAIEEAIQQVEAHGGAAHVLTLGPDEATEQLRTGLAMQADEATLLETDGEEWSPRATASAIATAVNALADDGVEFDLLLFGNESADAANYQVGIRVATELGLPCVTGIKNLEVEDGTAIAKREIGGGEEVYEVDLPAIVTVKEGINEPRYASMRAKMQARRTAVDRREPEGETGAGSLEKLRLEAPERDDDDAEILGEGAEAVPHVIEVLEEEVEVI; encoded by the coding sequence ATGAACGTATTGGCCTGTATCAAACGGGTACCCAACACCGGTGCACAGATCGTCCTGACCGACGACGAACAGCGAATCGACGCGAGCAACCTCGGGTTCACCATGAGCCCCCACGAGGAGTGTGCCATCGAGGAGGCCATCCAGCAGGTCGAGGCCCACGGCGGCGCCGCGCACGTCCTCACGCTCGGTCCCGACGAGGCGACCGAACAGCTCCGGACGGGGCTGGCCATGCAGGCCGACGAGGCGACGCTGCTCGAGACCGACGGCGAGGAGTGGTCCCCACGTGCGACCGCGAGCGCCATCGCGACTGCCGTGAACGCCCTGGCCGACGACGGCGTCGAGTTCGACCTCCTGCTGTTTGGCAACGAGTCGGCCGACGCAGCCAACTACCAGGTCGGCATCCGCGTTGCGACCGAACTGGGGCTTCCCTGCGTGACCGGGATCAAAAACCTCGAGGTCGAGGACGGCACGGCGATCGCGAAACGCGAGATCGGCGGCGGCGAGGAGGTGTACGAGGTCGACCTTCCGGCGATCGTCACGGTCAAAGAGGGGATCAACGAACCCCGCTACGCCTCGATGCGTGCGAAGATGCAGGCGCGTCGCACGGCGGTCGACCGCCGCGAACCCGAGGGTGAGACGGGGGCGGGCTCTCTCGAGAAGCTCCGCCTCGAGGCACCCGAGCGAGACGACGACGACGCTGAGATCCTCGGCGAGGGAGCCGAGGCCGTCCCGCACGTGATCGAGGTCCTCGAAGAGGAGGTGGAGGTGATATGA
- a CDS encoding GcvT family protein — protein MSSSDFPSSAETVIIGAGIVGNSLAYHLAEEGRADILLLDKGPLPDPGGSTGHASNFLMPVEHAKEMTHLTRRSIEQYEDMDTFVNSGGIEVARTDERMAELERRVQSAKAWGEKGRLLDVEEIEELVPYVNTDVIKGGFYSEGAGTCDPLRAGEVMRARADHATDGGLTVSPNTVVLDVHVEGGAIQAVETDRGTVEADEVVIAAGLWSPKIAEMAGVEIPLTPAVHQMVSVGPISFFEEYEGEISFPVVRDMDTQMYERQHGNDLEVGSYQHRPILWDVDDVPSIEESPLSPTQPPLTDDAFEQSMEDALEIVPELLDDPQAGVRHEIDGLLSVTPDGMPLLGPLQDVDGLWSCAAVWIKEAPAIGEAVAQWMTRGWSEIDLHGSDVNRFYEYGNSRAFVKNRAHEGFQKIYGIVHPAEQWQSSRPLRTSPFYDRQQELDARFFEAAGWERPQWYWSNEDLVRTYNEELEGLLRGNEWDARWWSPIILGEHLHMRDHVAMVGDMGFGKFDFVGSDVVDYLERMAVGRVDVDVGKTVYTPILAENGGFVSDLTIARLGPEQYRVITGGAAAGADRAWFGGHIPEDADVTMIDRSESLCTLGVWGPDARAVVDSVTEEDVSHEAFPPYTAQKLTVGEVDAWAMRLSYVGELGWEIYAPAAKGGRLWDTIAEAGAEYDIRPVGMGVYGTTGRMEKGYRLFGHELELEYNPAEAGLTFHGVKTSDFIGKEAYAEAIDEENAATLCTLSVDDHTSESGERRFMLGNEPVLDEDGEVIVDDHGREAYVTSAGTGPSVGKHLLMAYLPPAYADEGTSLQVEYMGEQYPVTVEVAGSRPLFDPENDRIRS, from the coding sequence ATGAGCTCCAGTGACTTCCCGTCGTCCGCGGAGACCGTCATTATCGGGGCTGGAATCGTCGGGAACAGCCTCGCGTACCACCTCGCAGAGGAAGGACGAGCGGACATCCTGCTGCTGGACAAGGGGCCGCTGCCGGACCCGGGTGGCTCGACGGGCCACGCCTCGAACTTCCTCATGCCCGTCGAGCACGCAAAGGAGATGACCCACCTCACCCGGCGGAGCATCGAGCAGTACGAGGACATGGACACGTTCGTCAACAGCGGCGGGATCGAGGTGGCCCGCACCGACGAACGGATGGCCGAACTCGAGCGACGCGTCCAGTCGGCGAAAGCCTGGGGCGAGAAGGGCCGACTCCTCGACGTCGAAGAGATCGAAGAGCTGGTGCCGTACGTCAACACGGACGTCATCAAGGGCGGCTTCTACAGCGAGGGCGCCGGCACCTGTGACCCGCTGCGGGCCGGCGAAGTGATGCGGGCTCGAGCGGACCACGCGACCGACGGCGGTCTGACCGTCTCGCCGAACACCGTGGTACTCGACGTACACGTCGAGGGCGGGGCGATCCAGGCGGTCGAGACCGATCGCGGCACCGTCGAGGCCGACGAGGTCGTCATCGCCGCGGGGCTGTGGAGCCCGAAAATCGCCGAGATGGCCGGCGTCGAGATCCCGCTGACGCCTGCAGTCCACCAGATGGTGAGCGTCGGGCCGATCTCCTTTTTCGAGGAGTACGAGGGTGAGATTTCCTTCCCCGTCGTGCGCGATATGGACACCCAGATGTACGAGCGCCAGCACGGCAACGATCTCGAGGTCGGCTCCTACCAGCATCGACCGATCCTCTGGGACGTCGACGACGTGCCGTCGATCGAGGAGTCGCCGCTGTCGCCGACTCAGCCGCCGCTGACCGACGACGCGTTCGAGCAGTCGATGGAAGACGCCTTAGAGATCGTGCCCGAATTGCTCGACGACCCCCAGGCGGGCGTCCGCCACGAGATCGACGGCCTGCTGTCGGTGACTCCCGACGGCATGCCGCTTTTAGGCCCGCTCCAGGACGTCGACGGCCTGTGGTCGTGCGCCGCCGTCTGGATCAAGGAGGCGCCGGCGATCGGCGAGGCCGTCGCCCAGTGGATGACCCGCGGCTGGTCGGAGATCGACCTCCACGGCTCGGACGTCAACCGCTTCTACGAGTACGGAAACTCGCGAGCGTTCGTGAAAAACCGCGCCCACGAGGGCTTCCAGAAGATCTACGGCATCGTCCACCCGGCCGAGCAGTGGCAGAGCTCCCGGCCGTTGCGGACGAGCCCGTTCTACGATCGCCAGCAGGAACTCGACGCCCGCTTCTTCGAGGCCGCGGGCTGGGAGCGACCGCAGTGGTACTGGTCCAACGAAGACCTCGTCCGGACGTACAACGAGGAACTCGAGGGACTGCTCCGGGGCAACGAGTGGGACGCACGGTGGTGGTCGCCGATCATCCTCGGCGAGCACCTCCACATGCGCGACCACGTCGCCATGGTCGGCGACATGGGCTTCGGGAAGTTCGACTTCGTCGGCTCGGACGTCGTGGACTACCTCGAACGGATGGCGGTCGGCCGGGTCGACGTCGACGTCGGCAAGACCGTCTACACGCCGATCCTCGCCGAGAACGGCGGCTTCGTCTCGGACCTGACGATCGCCCGGCTCGGGCCCGAACAGTACCGGGTCATCACCGGCGGCGCCGCGGCCGGGGCGGATCGCGCCTGGTTCGGCGGGCACATCCCCGAGGACGCCGACGTCACGATGATCGACCGCTCGGAGTCGCTCTGTACCCTCGGGGTCTGGGGGCCCGACGCCCGGGCAGTCGTCGACTCGGTGACCGAGGAAGACGTCTCCCACGAGGCCTTCCCGCCGTACACCGCCCAGAAACTCACCGTCGGCGAGGTCGACGCCTGGGCGATGCGCCTCTCCTACGTCGGCGAACTCGGCTGGGAGATCTACGCCCCGGCCGCGAAAGGCGGGCGTCTCTGGGACACCATCGCCGAGGCCGGCGCAGAGTACGATATCCGCCCCGTCGGCATGGGCGTCTACGGGACGACGGGCCGGATGGAGAAAGGCTACCGGCTGTTCGGCCACGAACTCGAGCTCGAGTACAATCCCGCCGAGGCCGGGTTGACGTTCCACGGCGTCAAGACGTCAGACTTCATCGGGAAGGAGGCGTACGCCGAGGCCATCGACGAGGAGAACGCGGCCACGCTGTGTACCCTCTCGGTGGACGACCACACCTCCGAGTCGGGCGAGCGTCGGTTCATGCTCGGGAACGAGCCCGTCCTCGACGAAGACGGCGAAGTCATCGTCGACGACCACGGCCGGGAGGCCTACGTCACGAGCGCCGGCACCGGCCCGAGCGTCGGCAAACACCTGCTGATGGCCTACCTTCCTCCGGCGTACGCCGACGAGGGTACCAGCCTGCAGGTCGAGTACATGGGTGAACAGTACCCGGTGACCGTCGAGGTCGCCGGCAGCAGACCGCTGTTCGACCCGGAGAACGACCGGATCCGCAGCTAG
- a CDS encoding formate--tetrahydrofolate ligase, whose amino-acid sequence MASQDGDDGSMPTDYEIAQDAEKRPIADVIAPFGLERDDLELLGEHKAKVRLEAIERLREGGDPDGKLVLVTGMTPTPLGEGKTVTTVGLGQAFNQLEEDAAVAIREPSLGPVFGVKGGAAGGGYSQVLPMEDINLHFTGDLHALTSAHNLIATMLDNHIKQGNELDVAVNWINWPRAIDMNDRVLRETVVGLGGEVTGVPREDGFVLTAASELMAVLCLADGIADLKARLARIIVAYDGDGDPVTVDDIGATGAAAILLKDALKPNVVQTIEGTPAFVHGGPFANIAHGTNSLIADEVAAHCAEYVITEAGFGSDLGAEKFMNIVCRLGDLEPDAVTIVASVRALKYHGQDMWPPDVDALEAEDVDAVHRGLENLDKHVNNLRQFGVPVVVAVNRFPTDTDAEIEAVLDHCEDDLGVPAAESTVFEDGGEGGLELAERLVEAAESASTFEPLYELEAPIDEKIETVATEIYGADGVEFHGDARDDIERLTGLGFDDVPICMSKTFHSLSDDASQKGVPEDWTLEVKEIYPSAGAGFLVVLTADVLTLPGLPSEPAAAGMDLHDDGSVSGLF is encoded by the coding sequence ATGGCTTCCCAAGACGGGGACGACGGATCGATGCCGACCGACTACGAGATCGCACAGGACGCCGAGAAACGACCAATCGCGGACGTCATTGCGCCGTTCGGGCTCGAGCGAGACGATCTGGAGCTACTCGGCGAACACAAGGCGAAGGTGCGACTCGAGGCGATCGAGCGGCTCCGGGAGGGGGGTGATCCCGACGGCAAGCTCGTCCTCGTCACCGGGATGACGCCGACGCCGCTGGGCGAGGGGAAGACGGTGACGACGGTCGGGCTCGGCCAGGCGTTCAACCAGCTCGAGGAGGACGCGGCCGTCGCGATCCGCGAGCCGTCGCTCGGGCCGGTGTTCGGCGTGAAAGGCGGGGCGGCCGGCGGGGGCTACTCGCAGGTGCTCCCGATGGAGGACATCAACCTCCACTTCACGGGGGACCTCCACGCGCTCACGTCGGCGCACAATCTCATCGCCACGATGCTCGATAACCACATCAAGCAGGGCAACGAGCTCGACGTCGCGGTCAACTGGATCAACTGGCCGCGGGCGATCGACATGAACGACCGCGTCCTGCGCGAGACGGTCGTCGGGCTCGGCGGCGAGGTCACCGGCGTGCCCCGCGAGGACGGCTTCGTCCTGACCGCGGCCTCGGAGCTGATGGCCGTCCTCTGTCTCGCCGACGGCATCGCGGACCTCAAGGCACGCCTCGCCCGGATCATCGTCGCCTACGACGGGGACGGCGACCCCGTTACCGTCGACGACATCGGGGCGACGGGCGCCGCCGCGATTCTGCTGAAAGACGCGCTGAAACCCAACGTCGTCCAGACAATCGAGGGGACGCCGGCGTTCGTCCACGGCGGCCCCTTCGCGAACATCGCCCACGGGACCAACTCGTTGATCGCCGACGAGGTCGCCGCCCACTGCGCCGAGTACGTCATCACCGAGGCCGGCTTCGGCTCCGACCTCGGCGCCGAGAAGTTCATGAACATCGTCTGCCGACTCGGCGACCTCGAGCCCGACGCGGTCACGATCGTCGCCTCGGTACGGGCGCTCAAGTACCACGGCCAGGACATGTGGCCGCCCGACGTCGACGCGCTCGAGGCCGAGGACGTCGACGCCGTCCACCGGGGACTCGAGAACCTCGACAAGCACGTCAACAACTTACGGCAGTTCGGCGTCCCGGTGGTCGTCGCCGTCAACCGCTTCCCGACGGACACCGACGCGGAGATCGAGGCGGTCCTCGACCACTGCGAGGACGACCTCGGCGTGCCGGCCGCTGAATCGACCGTCTTCGAAGACGGCGGCGAGGGCGGCCTCGAGCTCGCCGAACGCCTCGTGGAGGCCGCCGAGTCAGCGTCAACGTTCGAGCCGCTGTACGAGCTCGAGGCCCCCATCGACGAGAAGATCGAAACCGTCGCCACCGAGATCTACGGCGCCGACGGCGTCGAGTTCCACGGCGACGCGAGAGACGACATCGAGCGGCTCACCGGCCTGGGCTTCGACGACGTGCCGATCTGCATGTCGAAGACGTTCCACTCGCTCAGCGACGACGCGAGCCAGAAAGGCGTCCCGGAAGACTGGACGCTCGAGGTGAAAGAGATCTACCCCTCGGCGGGGGCCGGCTTCCTCGTCGTGCTCACCGCGGACGTCCTCACGCTCCCCGGCCTGCCCTCGGAGCCGGCGGCCGCCGGCATGGATCTCCACGACGACGGCAGCGTCTCCGGGTTGTTCTAG
- a CDS encoding BCCT family transporter codes for MGLQGVGVVERLLRKLLGPLCVLSGVIVVSGFFFPELVGETVSGRAWLVVSLLFFGSGLTYLAVLPADADAEPTEAQLLLSVRHRSIADTVGAFCARQDPVTAGIPLVVFALFFAGQLLAPDGTVAAVGTAQALVTTNAGWLFTAVVLLSLLCCLALLVGPWGAIKLGGPDAEPAYTYPVYFTMFFTAGIAAGIVFWGPAEALFHYETPPPHVDAPARSEAAVDAALVYALFHWGFSAWSAYVAVGVPIAYYVYQRGAPLRVSSILTPFLGVENLDSPWCRLVDLLAVFATIGGIATSIALVGEQFLTGIDFQWDVALETGGSLLFVAGLTIVFVASAQSGVHRGIRRLAGVNVALFGLFAALFLLVAPRAFVLETSSRAVGGYALEFVPLSVHLGNGPIADDWVANWTIWNWAWWLSWAPFAGLFLAALSRGRRIRTVVLTGFVATSLATMAWFLLLGSTSLSLQHAGDVDVLAAIDAHGGAEAVAGFPIFEALSLSRLLMFLFLALIVVFMATSADTSTLVVAVLTTRREHAPTTGAVVFWGIVQGLVAVSVLVTDSVEVLQAMAVLAGGPFALVVLVALAGLAGSFYRHERGRRSSLGAARASVRDGDEGED; via the coding sequence ATGGGACTCCAGGGTGTCGGCGTCGTCGAACGGTTGCTCCGAAAGCTGCTGGGCCCGCTCTGTGTCCTCTCCGGCGTAATCGTCGTCTCGGGGTTTTTCTTCCCCGAGCTCGTCGGCGAGACCGTCTCCGGCCGGGCGTGGCTCGTCGTCTCACTGCTCTTTTTCGGCTCCGGGCTGACGTACCTCGCCGTGTTGCCGGCGGACGCCGACGCCGAGCCGACCGAGGCCCAGCTGTTGCTGTCGGTTCGCCATCGCTCCATCGCCGACACCGTCGGCGCGTTCTGCGCCCGCCAGGATCCCGTCACGGCCGGGATCCCCCTCGTCGTCTTCGCGCTCTTTTTCGCCGGCCAGCTACTCGCTCCGGATGGCACCGTCGCCGCCGTCGGCACGGCACAGGCGCTGGTCACGACCAACGCCGGCTGGCTGTTCACCGCCGTCGTGCTCCTCTCGCTTTTGTGCTGTCTGGCCCTGCTCGTGGGGCCGTGGGGCGCGATCAAACTCGGCGGCCCGGACGCGGAGCCCGCCTACACCTACCCCGTCTACTTCACCATGTTCTTCACCGCGGGGATCGCCGCCGGCATCGTCTTCTGGGGGCCGGCCGAGGCGCTGTTCCACTACGAGACGCCGCCCCCGCACGTCGACGCCCCAGCCCGATCGGAGGCCGCCGTCGACGCCGCGCTCGTCTACGCGCTGTTTCACTGGGGCTTTTCGGCCTGGAGCGCCTACGTCGCCGTCGGCGTCCCCATCGCCTACTACGTCTACCAGCGGGGCGCGCCGCTGCGAGTCTCGTCGATCCTGACGCCGTTTCTCGGCGTCGAAAATCTCGACTCGCCGTGGTGTCGGCTCGTCGACCTGCTCGCGGTGTTCGCGACCATCGGCGGCATCGCCACCTCCATCGCGCTCGTCGGCGAGCAGTTCCTCACCGGGATCGACTTCCAGTGGGACGTGGCCCTCGAGACGGGCGGCTCGCTGCTGTTCGTCGCGGGACTGACGATCGTCTTCGTCGCCTCCGCCCAGAGCGGCGTCCACCGGGGGATCCGGCGGCTCGCGGGCGTGAACGTCGCCCTCTTCGGCCTGTTCGCCGCGCTGTTCCTGCTCGTTGCGCCCCGTGCGTTCGTCCTCGAGACCAGTTCGCGCGCGGTCGGTGGCTACGCCCTCGAGTTCGTCCCGTTGAGCGTCCACCTCGGTAACGGACCGATCGCCGACGACTGGGTCGCGAACTGGACGATCTGGAACTGGGCGTGGTGGCTCTCCTGGGCGCCATTTGCCGGCCTCTTCCTGGCGGCGCTCTCGCGGGGGCGACGGATTCGGACCGTCGTCCTCACGGGCTTCGTCGCGACCTCGCTCGCGACGATGGCCTGGTTTCTCCTGCTGGGCTCGACCTCGCTTTCCCTCCAGCACGCCGGCGACGTCGACGTCCTCGCGGCGATCGACGCCCACGGCGGCGCCGAGGCCGTCGCCGGCTTCCCGATCTTCGAGGCGCTCTCGCTGAGTCGGCTGCTCATGTTCCTCTTTCTGGCGCTGATCGTCGTCTTCATGGCGACGTCAGCCGACACCTCCACGCTCGTCGTGGCGGTGCTGACGACGAGACGCGAGCACGCTCCGACGACCGGCGCGGTCGTCTTCTGGGGGATCGTCCAGGGGCTCGTCGCCGTCTCCGTGCTGGTCACCGACAGCGTCGAGGTCCTGCAGGCGATGGCCGTGCTGGCCGGCGGCCCGTTCGCCCTGGTCGTCCTCGTCGCGCTCGCGGGACTCGCCGGCTCGTTCTACCGACACGAGCGCGGTCGACGGTCGAGCCTCGGCGCCGCTCGCGCGAGCGTCCGGGATGGGGACGAGGGCGAGGACTAG